Part of the Haloarcula laminariae genome is shown below.
CGGGCCTGTCGGGCCCCACGACGCGGTGGAGGACTGAACGGCCGTTGTCACAGGCGCTCGACCGGGTATCAGTTCCCGCCCTTCGGACGGTCTCGACACGACGCTACCGGCGCTCCCAGCGTCTATATTGGTAACAATTGGCAAGATAATACTATAACCCTTCGTCCTCTAAGCGGTACTATCCATGAAGAAACAGGAGCTCATTCATCTTCACAGCCTTCTCGCACAGGTACAACACCACTACGAAGCCGACACGGGAACCGAGGTCGACCACGACGAGTACGCCGAGCTCGGCGTCAAGCCGACATCGATTCACAAATCGAAGACGGACCACAAAGCCGCCGTGTTCGCGCTCGCCGACGGTCTCACTGACGACATGGTCGCCGAGAGCGAGGAACCGCTGACCCTCGCCGCCGACTGAACTTCTCGCGGTCCTGGCCGTGCAACCACGCTCGACAGCCATAGCTCCGCGTTCTGTTCCGATAGTTGCCCGCTCGGGACCTCGCGG
Proteins encoded:
- a CDS encoding UPF0058 family protein, translating into MKKQELIHLHSLLAQVQHHYEADTGTEVDHDEYAELGVKPTSIHKSKTDHKAAVFALADGLTDDMVAESEEPLTLAAD